The following coding sequences lie in one Myxococcales bacterium genomic window:
- a CDS encoding DNA-directed RNA polymerase subunit alpha encodes MSAIVSRNWKDLIKPRSVPVEHESLTERYGKFVCEPLERGFGITLGNSLRRVLLSSLQGAAITAVKIEGALHEFTSVPNVIEDVTDIVLNLKQVVVRAHSARQHTLYIDKEGPCEVRAGDIRTTDQVEVLNPQHVICNVASNGRFRAELSVNVGRGYVPADRNKNSETDLGTTPIDALFSPIRKVNYTVTNARVGQITDYDKLTLEVWTNGAVSPQDAVAYAAKILKEQLSIFINFEESDEPEHIETPQSEPLNENLFRSVEELELSVRSANCLQNANIHFIGELVQRSEPDMLKTKNFGRKSLKEIREILQSMGLALGMRIENWPEMLERWKAQQAQKN; translated from the coding sequence ATGAGTGCCATTGTAAGTAGAAATTGGAAAGATCTTATCAAACCGCGAAGTGTTCCAGTCGAACACGAGTCCCTTACGGAGCGCTACGGTAAGTTTGTCTGCGAGCCTTTGGAGCGCGGATTTGGCATCACGCTCGGCAATTCGCTTCGCCGTGTGTTGCTTTCTTCATTACAGGGTGCGGCCATCACCGCCGTCAAGATTGAAGGTGCTTTACATGAGTTCACTTCGGTGCCGAACGTAATTGAAGACGTCACCGACATTGTACTTAATCTCAAGCAGGTGGTGGTGAGGGCGCATTCGGCGCGACAGCACACCCTTTACATCGATAAAGAAGGGCCGTGCGAGGTGCGCGCGGGCGACATCCGTACAACCGACCAGGTCGAGGTTTTGAACCCCCAGCACGTGATATGTAATGTTGCGAGCAATGGGCGCTTTCGGGCCGAACTCTCGGTGAATGTGGGACGGGGATACGTGCCAGCCGATCGTAACAAGAACTCCGAGACCGACCTTGGAACGACACCCATCGACGCGCTGTTTTCACCGATTCGCAAGGTCAACTACACTGTGACCAATGCCCGTGTGGGGCAGATTACGGACTACGACAAGTTGACCTTGGAAGTATGGACCAACGGCGCGGTCTCCCCGCAGGACGCCGTGGCTTATGCGGCAAAAATCCTAAAAGAGCAGTTGAGCATCTTTATCAATTTCGAAGAATCAGACGAACCCGAGCACATCGAAACACCCCAGTCAGAGCCGCTCAACGAGAATTTGTTCAGGAGCGTAGAGGAGCTCGAGCTTTCGGTCCGCTCTGCCAATTGTCTTCAGAACGCCAATATTCACTTCATTGGCGAGCTCGTTCAGCGTTCTGAGCCGGACATGCTCAAGACCAAGAACTTCGGCCGAAAATCCCTGAAAGAGATTCGAGAAATCTTGCAGAGTATGGGACTGGCCTTAGGAATGCGTATTGAAAACTGGCCTGAAATGCTAGAACGCTGGAAGGCTCAGCAGGCACAGAAGAATTGA
- the rplQ gene encoding 50S ribosomal protein L17 translates to MRHQKAGRKFGRNPSHRRAMFRNLAANLVLHERVETTDAKAKELRRIAERLVSKALRLGDSLTIDVGKLKTAKEREQVIARRMHAQRLVASFLPKTMAATRKDGTVEDVDLVFKLFHEIAPRYVDRVKAGKGGGYTRITKALLRRGDNAPMSVIEFLPVEGAKPIVASTAAPKATDVSLEPASPKAKKSVQEPKSEKEASTKAAPRSKATAPRKAAPSGKQAPGRPTQKRRTTQSSD, encoded by the coding sequence ATGCGACATCAAAAAGCAGGCAGAAAATTTGGGAGGAATCCCAGCCACCGTCGGGCAATGTTCCGTAATCTGGCGGCGAACCTCGTGTTACACGAACGCGTGGAGACCACCGACGCCAAGGCCAAAGAGCTCCGGCGGATCGCAGAGCGCTTGGTGAGCAAAGCGTTGCGCCTGGGGGATTCACTCACGATCGACGTGGGCAAGCTCAAGACCGCAAAGGAGCGCGAGCAGGTCATCGCCAGGCGAATGCACGCTCAGCGGCTCGTGGCAAGCTTCTTGCCGAAAACGATGGCTGCTACGCGCAAGGATGGCACTGTGGAGGATGTCGATTTGGTCTTTAAGTTGTTCCACGAGATTGCTCCGCGTTACGTGGACCGGGTCAAGGCGGGAAAAGGTGGCGGTTACACGCGCATCACAAAAGCCCTTCTAAGGCGCGGCGATAACGCGCCCATGTCGGTTATTGAATTCTTGCCGGTAGAGGGCGCAAAGCCCATCGTGGCGTCCACCGCGGCCCCGAAGGCGACCGATGTCTCCTTAGAACCAGCATCTCCTAAGGCCAAAAAGAGCGTCCAGGAGCCAAAGTCAGAGAAAGAAGCTTCCACTAAAGCAGCGCCTAGGTCGAAAGCTACGGCACCACGTAAGGCGGCGCCATCGGGTAAGCAAGCCCCAGGGCGCCCTACTCAGAAGCGCCGCACGACGCAAAGCTCAGACTGA
- a CDS encoding acylphosphatase: protein MAQKRLQMVIRGRVQGVFFRASARREARQLGLTGWVKNRSDGRLEALLEGDEERVKEFLGWAHHGPSTARVDHIDTKWRSYTGEFTDFRIVP from the coding sequence ATGGCCCAAAAGCGTCTCCAAATGGTGATCCGTGGCAGGGTTCAAGGCGTCTTCTTCAGGGCGAGCGCACGCCGCGAGGCACGTCAACTCGGCCTTACCGGCTGGGTCAAGAACCGTTCGGACGGCAGATTGGAAGCCTTGCTCGAAGGCGACGAGGAGCGCGTCAAAGAGTTCCTAGGCTGGGCGCACCACGGGCCCTCAACGGCGCGGGTGGACCATATTGATACCAAATGGCGGAGCTACACGGGCGAATTTACAGACTTTAGAATCGTACCCTGA
- the rpmE gene encoding 50S ribosomal protein L31 has product MKADIHPEYNDATVTCACGATYQTRSTRGTFGVDVCGRCHPFYTGKQKMVDTAGRVERFRKKYAKQADK; this is encoded by the coding sequence ATGAAGGCTGATATCCACCCTGAATATAACGACGCAACGGTCACATGTGCCTGTGGCGCGACCTATCAAACCCGTTCCACGCGGGGGACTTTCGGCGTGGACGTGTGTGGCCGATGCCACCCCTTTTACACCGGCAAACAGAAAATGGTGGACACGGCGGGCCGCGTCGAGCGCTTCCGTAAGAAGTACGCCAAACAGGCAGACAAATAG
- the prfA gene encoding peptide chain release factor 1 gives MLPIDKLEELAARHSHLEGLLCEADVLSDPKRFAALNKEHAELSAVVHAYREYTTIERQLQDDRIALADPELRDMALEEIPELETKLTAIAARIAVLLIPSDPNDARNTILEIRSGTGGQEAALFAADLFRMYGRYAEGMRWKIELMSSSPASAGGLKEVIVLIAGAQVYSHLRFEGGVHRVQRIPATETQGRIHTSTATVAVLPEADEVEVHIDDADLEISIAASGGPGGQGVNTTNSAVQIQHKPTGIIVKCQDERSQIKNKAKAMKILRSRILKLQEQAQADAVAAERRDMVGSGERAEKIRTYNFPQNRVTDHRLGLTLHKLDHVMDGDLVDLITALRSQYQAALLHKNS, from the coding sequence GTGCTGCCGATAGATAAACTCGAAGAGCTTGCGGCCCGTCATAGTCATCTTGAGGGACTGTTGTGCGAAGCCGATGTCTTGTCCGATCCAAAGCGTTTTGCGGCGCTAAACAAAGAGCACGCGGAGCTAAGCGCAGTCGTTCACGCCTATCGAGAGTACACCACGATCGAGCGGCAGTTGCAGGATGACAGAATTGCCCTGGCTGACCCCGAGCTTCGAGATATGGCCTTAGAGGAAATCCCGGAGCTGGAGACCAAGCTTACGGCAATAGCCGCTCGTATCGCCGTGTTGCTCATACCCTCAGATCCCAACGATGCACGCAACACGATTTTAGAAATCCGTAGCGGTACGGGGGGGCAAGAGGCAGCCCTTTTTGCGGCCGATCTTTTCAGAATGTACGGGCGATACGCGGAAGGCATGCGCTGGAAAATCGAACTCATGTCGAGCAGTCCGGCGTCCGCTGGCGGACTCAAAGAAGTCATTGTTTTGATTGCTGGAGCACAAGTGTACTCGCATTTGCGCTTTGAGGGCGGGGTGCATCGTGTCCAGCGTATCCCTGCAACGGAAACTCAAGGACGCATCCACACTTCGACCGCTACGGTCGCAGTGCTTCCTGAAGCAGACGAGGTTGAGGTACATATTGACGATGCGGATTTAGAGATAAGCATTGCTGCCTCGGGAGGCCCCGGGGGGCAGGGCGTCAACACGACGAACTCGGCAGTTCAAATTCAGCACAAACCCACCGGGATCATCGTGAAATGCCAGGATGAACGCTCGCAGATCAAAAACAAGGCGAAAGCCATGAAGATTCTGCGTTCTCGAATTCTGAAGTTACAAGAGCAGGCCCAGGCGGATGCCGTGGCAGCTGAGCGACGAGATATGGTGGGTTCTGGCGAGCGCGCGGAGAAAATTCGAACCTATAATTTTCCACAGAATCGGGTGACAGATCATCGACTGGGTCTAACGCTTCACAAACTGGATCATGTCATGGATGGAGACTTAGTCGATCTTATCACCGCTTTGCGTTCGCAGTACCAAGCGGCGTTGCTGCACAAGAACAGTTAG
- the ribA gene encoding GTP cyclohydrolase II, with translation MDTPWVCMPPFATPRLTRYAESELPTEFGAFHFVVYREEDSHKEHCALVKGDVQGQENVIVRVHSECFTGETLYSLKCDCRQQLDIAMMTLEKEGLGAIIYLRQEGRGIGLGNKIRAYALQEQGHDTVDANRMLGFEDDQRSYEIASEMLADLGIASVALFTNNPLKVEALAADGIQIARRLPMPITANVYNEDYLRTKRKRMGHLLSISDAKPREGS, from the coding sequence ATGGATACTCCATGGGTTTGTATGCCTCCTTTTGCCACGCCAAGATTGACCCGCTATGCGGAGTCCGAACTACCTACCGAGTTTGGGGCCTTCCACTTTGTCGTCTATCGTGAAGAAGATTCTCACAAGGAGCATTGCGCGCTGGTGAAAGGCGACGTCCAGGGGCAGGAGAACGTCATCGTCCGCGTTCATAGCGAGTGTTTTACCGGAGAAACACTGTATTCGCTCAAATGCGATTGCCGTCAGCAGCTTGATATTGCCATGATGACCCTCGAGAAGGAGGGGCTCGGGGCCATCATTTACCTGCGTCAGGAAGGGCGGGGCATCGGGCTCGGCAATAAAATTCGAGCGTATGCGTTGCAAGAACAAGGTCACGATACTGTAGATGCCAACCGTATGCTGGGATTTGAGGACGATCAACGAAGCTATGAGATAGCAAGCGAGATGTTGGCTGATCTCGGGATTGCTTCGGTTGCCCTCTTTACGAACAATCCCTTAAAAGTGGAAGCGCTTGCTGCTGACGGCATCCAAATAGCACGGCGTTTACCCATGCCGATCACGGCCAATGTGTACAACGAGGATTATCTGCGTACGAAGCGCAAGCGCATGGGGCATTTGCTTTCCATTTCAGATGCAAAGCCTCGCGAAGGCTCCTAG
- a CDS encoding GTP cyclohydrolase I: MPPEPNTAAALAVEAFLDAIGISVDANPELKTTGRDVANAYQKELLAGYQMDPAAILKEFTSSASKAMVTLRDIAIFPVCPHHLLPSVGIAHLAYVPTKKVVGFGALGKLVQCFARRLVLQEDLVEQIAYALVTHLGASFAACTVDVVPLCIAARGLRAERSSAISTAYAGERASDPGLREEYFRTLSVASHRRG; this comes from the coding sequence GTGCCTCCCGAACCCAATACTGCGGCGGCTTTGGCGGTCGAGGCTTTTCTTGATGCAATCGGCATCTCCGTCGATGCTAACCCCGAGCTAAAAACCACCGGGCGCGACGTAGCGAACGCCTATCAAAAAGAACTCCTGGCAGGCTATCAAATGGATCCTGCCGCGATTCTTAAGGAATTCACGTCCTCTGCATCAAAAGCCATGGTTACATTGCGCGACATAGCCATATTCCCCGTGTGCCCCCACCATTTACTACCCAGTGTCGGCATCGCCCACCTCGCTTATGTGCCCACGAAAAAAGTGGTAGGATTCGGCGCACTGGGTAAGCTTGTGCAGTGCTTTGCGCGCCGCCTCGTGCTTCAAGAAGATCTGGTAGAACAGATCGCCTACGCGCTGGTCACGCATCTTGGCGCCAGCTTCGCCGCATGCACCGTGGATGTGGTGCCTTTGTGTATCGCCGCCCGTGGCTTGCGCGCGGAAAGAAGTAGCGCGATATCGACCGCCTACGCCGGTGAGCGGGCGAGCGATCCCGGGCTTCGAGAAGAGTACTTTCGCACGCTTTCAGTCGCGTCACATCGCAGAGGCTAG
- a CDS encoding metallophosphoesterase family protein, whose translation MRVGIFSDVHANIEALTAVTAALSRESVDVYYCLGDVVGYGASPNECCDLVRALAQTTIVGNHDAAVAGRMDYSYYYDAARHALDTHASQLSAENMTWLKGLPYKYNVSTAGLLLCHGSPVRLEEFDYIFAPEQAAECLEIWDTLPQLTVIGHSHLCKVFALKPHEVKELPADSFVLEDGYKYVTSVGSVGQPRDHDNRAAYGIFDSATREFFFRRVEYDIEAAAEKVFASGLEHNFGHRLFIGV comes from the coding sequence ATGCGAGTAGGAATTTTTAGTGACGTTCATGCCAATATAGAGGCACTGACGGCGGTTACGGCAGCGCTCAGCCGCGAATCGGTCGATGTATACTATTGCCTAGGCGATGTCGTGGGCTATGGCGCAAGCCCTAATGAGTGCTGCGATTTAGTGCGCGCCTTGGCTCAGACTACGATCGTCGGTAACCACGATGCGGCAGTAGCTGGTCGTATGGATTACTCTTATTACTATGACGCCGCACGACATGCGTTAGACACGCATGCATCACAACTGAGCGCGGAGAACATGACGTGGCTTAAGGGCCTGCCCTATAAATACAATGTATCGACTGCCGGTCTACTATTGTGTCATGGGTCTCCTGTTCGACTCGAAGAGTTCGATTACATTTTTGCGCCTGAGCAGGCGGCCGAGTGCTTGGAGATATGGGATACTCTCCCGCAGTTAACGGTTATCGGACATTCGCACCTGTGTAAGGTGTTCGCTCTAAAGCCTCATGAGGTCAAAGAGCTTCCAGCCGACAGCTTTGTATTGGAAGATGGCTACAAGTATGTGACGAGTGTAGGATCAGTGGGGCAGCCCAGAGACCACGACAATCGTGCGGCCTATGGCATCTTCGACTCAGCGACGCGGGAATTTTTCTTTCGTCGTGTCGAATATGACATCGAAGCTGCGGCGGAGAAGGTATTCGCTAGCGGCCTTGAGCATAACTTTGGCCATCGGCTCTTTATTGGAGTGTGA